TCACCGCCCGCGCGCTGCGGGACACCCCCGCGGACCTGATCAGCGTCAAGATCGGCATCAATCTGGTCAACTCCGACCTGATGCGGCTGCGCGCCTTCACTCCGGCGGTGCACGGCTTCCTCGACACCATCCGCGAGGGCCATCCCACCACTCCGCTGCTGGTCGTCTCACCCATCCTGTGCCCCATCCACGAGGACACCCCCGGCCCCAGCGCCCCGGACTTCAGCAACCTCGGCGAGGGGAAGCTCCAGTTCAAGGCCGCGGGTGACCCCGCGGAACGGGCCGCCGGAAAGCTGACGCTCAACGTCATCCGGGACGAACTGGCCCACCTGGTGAAGCAGCGGGCAGCCGACGACCCGAACCTGCACCATCTCGACGGCCGCGACCTCTACGGCGAGGCGGACTTCGCCGAACTGCCACTGCCCGACCAGATCCACCCGGACGCCGCCACCCACCGCCGCCTCGGCGAACGCTTCGCCGCCCTGGCCTTCGGCCCGGACGGCCCGTTCGCGGCCGTGGGTGCCTAGTCCTCCCCCGCCCCGGAGCGGCATGCGGGATGTCCCCAGCCGTCCGGGTTCTTGGTGATGGGCTCGCCCGCCGCGTAGGAGCGACCGCAGCGGCAGCGGCCGGGGAACTTGGCGTTGAGGGTGCGCGTCGGCTTCCCCGAGGTGCGGCGCTGCGGTGCGGAGGCCTTCTTCGCCGCCGGGCCGGAGGTGCGCCGGCGGGTGGCGGCGGGCCGTACGGCATCGGGGGCGGGCGGCGGCTGCGGGGAGCCGAGGGCGCTGCCGGCGGCTTCCTGGACGATCGCCGCCTGGCTCGCCGCACGGTCGGCGAAGTCGTTGAGCGGGTCGCCGTCGACCTGGTGCGCGGGGACGTACCGGAACTCCACGGAGCGGCCCGTGAGCAGCGCGTCGATGCTCATGACCAGTTCCTGATTGGCGACCGGCTTGCCCGCGGCCGTCTTCCACCCCTTGCGCTTCCAGCCGGGCAGCCAGGTGGTGACGGCCTTCATCGCGTACTGGGAGTCCATCCGGATCTCCATCGGGACGGCCGGGTCGGTGGCTGTCAGCAGGCGTTCCAGCGCCGTGAGTTCCGCGACGTTGTTCGTCGCGGTGCCCAGCGGCCCGGCCTCCCACCGGACGACGGTTTCCGCATCGTCGGCGATGACCCAGGCCCAGCCCGCGGGCCCGGGGTTTCCTTTCGAGGCGCCGTCACAGGCGGCGATCACGCGTTCAGCCATGGGCGCGATCATGCCAGGCAGCGGCGCGTCGCGCGAAGCCGCCTCCGCGGACTCGCGGCGCGCGGCCGCCCGGCGCCGGGCGGCCCGGCGTGTGCCTCAGCGGGGGGGCTCCTACGCCACTGCGGACGGCGATGCCGAGACCTGGCTGTCGACCTGGGCCGCGCTCGCGCGCACGGTCCGCGCCCAGGCCGGGAAGTGCGCCGCTGACGGGCGGGCGGTCAGTGCCCGGGACGCGTTCCTGCGGGCGGCGGGCTACTTCGGTACGGCCTTGGTGGCCGTCGACGGTTGCGCCGATCCGGAGGCGCGGCTGGGCGAGCTCTTCACGGAGCACCACGACTGCTTCGACCACTTCGCGGCGGCCTGGGACCCGCCCGCCGAGCGGGTCGCGATCCCCTACGAAGGGATCTCGCTGCCGGGCTACCTCGTCAGCCCGCCGGGCCGTTCCGGAGCGCTGCCGACGGTGAGCAGCGGGTCTTCGACTGGCTGGACGCACGTCTGGCCCGCGGGCGCGGGGCTGATCCAGATCAGTTGCCGGATTCCTTCTCCGGGCGGAGTTCGCTGGGCCGTACGATCACGAATCCCTCACCGTCGAGGCGGAGTTGGACGGCCTCGCCGGAGCCGCCGCGCAGCATGGAGCCGAGGCTCTGCGAACGCTGCAGCGAGGTCTGCAGACCGCTGCTCCAGCCGACCACGGCG
This genomic stretch from Streptomyces nigrescens harbors:
- a CDS encoding ribonuclease H family protein, yielding MIAPMAERVIAACDGASKGNPGPAGWAWVIADDAETVVRWEAGPLGTATNNVAELTALERLLTATDPAVPMEIRMDSQYAMKAVTTWLPGWKRKGWKTAAGKPVANQELVMSIDALLTGRSVEFRYVPAHQVDGDPLNDFADRAASQAAIVQEAAGSALGSPQPPPAPDAVRPAATRRRTSGPAAKKASAPQRRTSGKPTRTLNAKFPGRCRCGRSYAAGEPITKNPDGWGHPACRSGAGED